CACCTCTTGACATTAGCAAAGGACTCCCCATTAGTGACGTCGTATACAACGATTACACCGTGAGTTCCTCTGTAATAAGTGCTCGTAATTGTCCTGAATCTTTCCTGACCGGCCGTATCCCATATCTGCAGTTTAACCCGTTCACCGTTTATCTCTAaagttcttattttgaaatctaCACCTATCGTCGTAATGTAACTACCGGAGAATGTATTATCGGCAAACCGCAGTAGAAGACAGCTCTTACCAACACCTGGAACAGAAGATTCTACTGATTGACTGTACGAGGAAAGCAGCTCCTAGCATCACTCGCGAACTCAGGCCTCGCCCACTCACCACTGTCACCGATAATCAGCAGTTTGAAGAGGTGATCAAACTCGCGAGCCATTGCTTGTTAGATATATGTTCAATCCCTTAATTGGTCAtgtgtttattgataaaaatagtaattgatCAACAACTTCTAGAggcgaaaaattaaataaacgcatGCCGTAGAACGTTAGCTTGCGTCACTTTACAAAACGTCCGCCATTGTCTCTTAGTTGTCTTGTCGTTCCGTTGCATGATCACTTTAGtcaaaacagataaaataattatattgccatacgcatattttagttttttttaagtttcgaGTGCTTTATATTcggtacatttaatataaaatattttttattattaaaaactataactcTTATTGTTAATAAGTCATATTTTGTGGCGTAAATTTAATTGAGacttacaaaaaacaaatacatttcattttcgTAGCATGTGCTGCGTCCTGGTTAACATAACATTGCCACTtggcaaattataatatagcagGTGATTCATGAGCATAAGATAATAATGTCATATTTGTCATCCTTCAGTTAACTGTCATTTTTAGAGATAAAGTTTTACTTTAGGTGTGGTAAAAGgaaagcgattattttaataaaacaccaATAATGTCGGCAACGTTAAAGCCCTATTTAACAGCTGTACGCCATACGCTCACTTCAGCTATGTGCTTAGAACATTTTTCCTCCCAAGTCGTCGAACGATATAATAAACCGGAGGTTGAAGTGGGAACAAGCAAAGAATTGTTATTGAATCCTGTAATCATTTCGCGTAACGCGAACGAGAAAGTACTGATTGAATCGTCCATAAACTCGATTAGAATAAGTATTATGATAAAACAAGCCGATGAGATTGAGAAGATTTTGTGTAAAAAGTTTATGCGTTTCATGATGATGCGGGCGGAAAACTTTATCGTGCTCCGACGGAAACCCGTGGACGGATATCATATCAGCTTCCTGATTACAAATTTCCACACCGAACAAatgtataaacacaaattggtCGACTTCGTAATTTACTTTATGGAAGAGATTGACAAGGAGATAAGTGAAATGAAACTGGCCGTAAACGCGCGTGCAAGAATTTGCTCTGAAGAATTTTTGAAaagattttaaagtttaattgtaGTTTAGTGACttctttgtattataaattcagtATGTTTGAAATTCTAAGATTATTATCGGTGTATGCTGTGgacttaaaaaactttattttctgTTAAGTGGTatcatcatattaatatatcaaaacaaactgCATTTACTGAGAACTGTTCTTAAGATTCAGTATTTTTAGAACTAAATCAATTGTTTAATGCTTCAATttccattcaatttttttagcaATAAAAATGACAATGTTTATAAggcattacttatttatataggaaaaataataaattctttttatactattatttttgtattctttaattgattattttaaaattcaactaTCATTATAAGATTGAAAATTACACCATTAAATCACCGGATCAAAGGGCCATTGTAGCCTTTGacaaatttaagttaatttagaTGCACAATGTAACAATAGTTGATAAATTCAGTGAACCAAACATattcttaaattgaattttattttctatagtaATCTTACACAACAATgtcttacattaaaatttttaattatatatatgttaactaaacaatttttgaatgatgatgatgatctaGAGTGAACAAGTAGAACACAGTTACTGAACTGATAGACAAAGTCAGATTTCCTAACATGACGAAATACTGAATGTTTATTGGTCATCTAGTGCGACACTTTTTGCTTTCGACCAATAACAATTCTGGTTAGAGTCAAAATATTTCTGATTAAAATCTGCCCTCGTTGAATGTTTTAGaaacttaaatacataaaaatttaaattagatacaaTCCCAATTAATCAATTCTTAGACTTGGCAGTACGAAGAGTGAAGCCCTCTCCCTTAAATGCCTCAAATGGTTCTGACTGAATCTCTTCTTTGGCACTAGCTGGCCTTGAATTCCTTATAAATCTTAGTGTGccaattttataatcatagtCTGGTATTCCGCGAACATATGgctgtaaacaaaatattcatacatactGAGTtatcaaattgtaataaataatattgtttcaaaaacaCAGAAAAGAATAATTACTAAAGTACTtagttaaacaaattatttttaaaacaatagacatttaaatttagCATCACAATTAACACTGGTTTTATAAAAACCCATAAAAAGGAAGCTCTAAAACAATGCAACTTAACAAATCTATGTATTAAGacttaaatgttattgttttaaaaagtgttaaaagattatatacaaaattaaacatacattgttatttaaaggaatatatgttataaatatgttatatattccttcaaataataatgaagaaaGAAACATTAAATGCAGATAGTTTATGAAAGTCATTGGCACCTGTCTTGAATTTGACGTCTGAGGCTCTGAATCACTTTCGCTaattaatttcttctttttgcCATCTAATCTGTTACCTTCCCCGCGGAATGCTATAAAGCCACTTGGTTCTGGCATCATAGTTGCGGGATCTTCTTCCATTCCAGTCACATCTGAGTTAGAACCTCTTCTCGATATATGGTCTTCTTCTTTATAACCCACTGGTGGTGCGAATTCAACCTGTTAAGATGTTAACAAAAgagattaaatcaataaaaaattatcatacatcaatagtgtttttaaattatagttatttaatattggtattacatatacaaactgtatatcctttaatttttttctaacttTTTATGGCAAAGAAGTCAATTACAATTATGATAAGTATTTATGCAATTTTgatatctttattcaattaagacgcacttgcttattgaattCCAAAAATGTATTTGCTTTAAAAAGACACATCACAGACCAGAACAGAAACAGTGGTTTATGGATTTATGGTCAGGGTTATTCTTgtcaaagtatataattattaaccctCTATAgacaggtaataaaaataaaaattgttgaagaaattaaagttatatcactacacaaatataataagtgCCGTTGTTTGGATGTGTTGTTCTTCAAATATGTATTACCACAAAGTTATTAACAAacttgtacataatattaataatccttACATTCATATCACATTCTATAATAATGACTGCATTCCCTGGTTTAGTCTCTAGCACACACAACTCATATACTTTAGAATTGTATTTGATTGCTATAACATCTCCTGTTGTGAGACATGAAAAGTTTCTTAAGCAATTTTCTAACACTGAAAGAAACAAaagtattactattatttaaaaatatattagatattaagaGACAATTGCTAGACAAAtcttataactaattttatgTTAAGAATGGTCTagcaattaaatgaaatcatcTATATGAACAAgaaagcatatttttattgcaggcttggtattttaaataaatataagtatgtgtGTAAAGAAATTCTGGTTTCAAAATActagattgaaataaaaatgttattaggctttttggttaaattatatataaattattctcattattattattagattggCCGCTGACACTTGGCTGTTAGCaagatattattagtttttttttagtattagttttaaagataaaagCTTTATAAGTTACCTGCTTTTGGGTTAGTGATATCAAGAAAATCTTCCGACAGCGGTTGGAATTTTGAGAATGTTGCAACTGGTAATGATACACTCTCAATCTGAAGTAAAGTTCCCTCTTCTAATACAAGATTCGCCATCATCTGaaacatagaaataatattttgaaaatttcgcACTGTAGACAAGATATTTATAGCTTCCCCTTCAAGCTTAAATATAAttccaagaaaaaaaaagttgttgaaGGAATGAAAGATcacattaacattaaatttgaatttacattatttgttGAGTCCTAGTGTGTGGAAAATaagacttttattattaattttatcaatgaaataCAAACCCAGTGTGGTAAGTACACTTTCCCTTCATCAGCAACAAACTCAAGCACTCCACAGTGGGTTATTCTCTTTGTTTTCTTATTTGTCAACTTAAATATCATcggatattcaatatttaatcttGTCAGTTGTTCTAATGCTGATGGTGGCATAATTACTGTAAATAGAAAATTAGTATAAGAATATCTTATTTACTTACATTGCTAAAAAATTGTATGCAGTATCTACTTAGATAGGGCTAATAATATACTAACTCTCTCTATAAAATGAACCAACTTAGTATCTTTAATACAGTTCTTATAGAACTAGAAACGAGGAATATGAATATTATGCATGCATGTTTATGAAAATTGGAAAATAGTACAAAAACTTCTGCAGTATATTTGTTTTGGACTAATTAAAAATTGGGTAAACATAGAACAAATTGAGGGATCTAGCACTGATAAGTAATATGGTATTGCATTATGAACTGTCtttgtttatcattaaaattatactaatctAACTTTAGCAGTAGAATTTCAAATAGAATACTATTTTAGTAGGGTAGGACTAATTGCAAAGAAAAAATCAGTTTCTTACTTTTCCCCCCTCTTTCAACATCTTGTCGCTCGTTGCCAGGTAACATTGAGACGGAGTAGCAACGATAAGTCATGCTAAATGGTCTCGTAATTTCATGAAACATGTTGAATCCGAACTGAAactgaacatattttattagtagtataaacttaataaataactggtacatttcaatttgattatattattaccattttgaaatatttttattaaacaatcgaAAGTGCATAAGAATAACTGCAAATCATCTGATATTgtcaaaacaatattatgtcaCTGTCAAGTGTCACCCGACatgtataaagaaataaactattcgccatagaataaaaaaagagaaagcactctataatattattttcacctGCAatcaattagaaataataatatgatataaacaaGCCGTTGATCTCTTATTCAGGTTTATATAAAAGCTAGACAGAATCCTTTTAGATGTCAAAAACAGCAATGAAGCTCTCTTAACTCTTAAAGAAAGTAATATGTATTAGAAAATCTTTTTTGTCGAAATGATTTTACAAGAACTTTAATGGTGATCATTCGTTTCGTTTGGAAGTATGCTAACAGTTGTGTGTTTAGTACGTGCTGCAATAAAAACCAGGGAACCCAAACCATTGACTATTGTATAAACATTAGTCTGCAAGTATTTTTGCATCTTGTCTACTCGCAGAAAGAAACATTGCAATGTTTTAATTAGTGTTTTAAATGTAGTCGCAGTAATAAAGTAACATTGTTTCggataaattacattattaatgcGTTTGGTTTTTACAGCGtaacataaaactttaaaagaaaaccgatgaaaataaatttctttaaaaataggtaatgtaaattaataaaatatatcgaactTGGAAGTctatagaaatttaatattcgCTAAGTGCAATgaacacatttaaattttatatacaacaataaatatcttGGTGCACTTATCCCCACACATTACGGATTGGACAACGATTAATGTACCTATCCCTCTCTTTCTCGGAATCGTTCAtagttcatttcatttcattcatttgtGTATGTGGCAGCCGCGGGTGCATTGTTCGTCATTTctctatacaaataaaagagTTATTATATTCATCTAGTTTTTCTTCATGTAGAATCAAATTGGAATAGTGAGTAGATAAAGTAgtcaatatgaaaatttaaaactacaacTAGTGTTCCGGTCGTTGTTCTTTCTCCTTCAAACATGAATGAACGCCATGTTGATTGTCAAAGGTGTTATTCGTATCGGATGAGACGGCAGTGAATTGAAATATCTGTGTTGAATTTTCAGACACCGCGATATTAGAAGATCGCTCGTAGGCCGTTTCGGTTTAGATAGAGCAAAGAACCGTAGCAACCATGGCTCAAGTTTTGCCGATACGCTTTCAGGAGCATTTACAGGTGAGTACGCCCATCGAATTTTATTAGATTTGCTGATATCGCGTACATAGGGACCATGTAATCAAGTACATATATGTCTGAACGAGAACTTTGTAATTAGCTTTGTTATGAAAAAGTGGGAGGTGATAGTAGAAATGACATTGCGCAATTACGTGCGTTGACAGATACCACCCCCTAGTTCGTGCACGGAAGAGTGCCGGTATTGATTTGTTCCACATTCCCTCTGGATCATATGATTTGTGAACCCAATTAATTATTTGGCAACCTTTCTACTGATCTACAACATTTCACTGTTAATACTACGAATcgcaaacaattttatataaaatgtttttaatgtttaactacaattattattatcaaaataaatatcattgacGACATCCATAaagattatgtataattttaaaaaatcttattagaaTTACCAGTTTGAATTttacgaaaatttattattccttTAGAGTAAGattgaaatgttaattaaaaatatatattaacaataaaaagattcaccatttcttatttataatttctatcaAGTTATTTATCATAAGCTTAGCCTTATAAACAGTATAAAAagctatttcttacaaatataaaacacttGAAAATATGAATAGAGCTTTGAAGGCCTACTTATTACGGGCATTTTGCCAAGTTTGGTATAAGTTATTACCTTTGACattaaattcacttttattGGTACAGATTATAACAATGACTATTATCATACGAAGctttatgcaaaatttaaaacaatgaataaaaagAGTGTATAGTGCAATTCTCATATCTTTGCCAAGAGGAATGAAAAATACAACATGGAATTATCGTACAccctctttttttatattaatcaaaataaaatttatattaaatttaaataaagtaattagatATATCTTAAAAGGAAACATGATATAGCTTTTCAATTATAGTTTAAAACACtatgtgttaaatataattttgtaatattacattagAAAGAATTGTAATAAGATAcaattatgacatatttttttttttttaaagtaaataaaacagagAAGGACCTCTTATCTAAATCCAACTCTAAtacttatattgttaaaattattttaataaattttcatagaCTGATAAGCAATAGAacttatgtacaaaatattttttaataatatacttacctATTGATGGTCCTAATGACTTTAGTTACTAAATATTGgaatatgattttattgttaacaagatatatgtgtttttttctatttaaaagacatacatttttaatcacattattggatattaaatataaaaatgtcttattGATTTCATTATAAGTTGGATTAAAGACAATATctggaaataatatataatctttaagtagtttttccatattttatattgtaaattcaaatttatagtattacataattgatggtaacttttaattatgtacagtgaattaaaacaaatatttcctctagttttaaataagtatctatcTCTCATAGTAAATGAGACATATATGTTGTAATGCCTACATAGAAAAACTATTTAACCAatatagatacattttttatattatataagtggCTGTCCTGTGCAGGTTCACTTGCTTTAGactattaatatgtaatgttcgaatttagttttctattataaataaacactacatttattttacaaataatagttTAACTTTTCTTGCAAGatttgtaatgaatattatgataaataaaaacctcTCCCGCAGCTCACAAACATTGGGATAAATCCGGCTTCGATATCCTTCAACACACTCACCATGGAGTCGGACAAGTTCATCTGTGTCAGAGAGAAGGTGGGTGATACGTCAGAGGTGGTAATCATCGACATGGCTGACCCCACCAATCCCATCAGGAGACCGATCAGCGCAGATTCTGCTATCATGAACCCAGCGAGCAAGGTCATTGCATTAAAAGGAAAGGCTGGAGTAGAAGGTGAGACATCATTGAATaatccttaaataataataattaatggctGTTATCTTCAAATACaccattaaaaaatttattggCTTTGAGAAGGATTCATTTAACTTTACTTCTTGGTATATGTGTCAAATTTTGCGACTAAAATTTAAGCCATACCGTCATTTATACTGATAACCAATTAAGTTGCAAATTTGTCGAAAATTTGAGTGTTGCCAACAACAAAGTATTGAACTATGTTTTTTGTTGCCAACACTAAAATTTGATACTTGATGACATTTCATCATCACTTCATGATAGTTTCACTAATAGGCCTTTTAAATGGCACACCATTGCGCTCGAAATGCTTCCCCAgtctaaaaaatgtattataaccaTTTTGCATGTTCAAGacatagatatagatagatctcgcaaaaaaaaatctaacccCTTTTTTCAAAATGGCGGATTAAGCTCAGGAAATCTTGGCACGCAAAcatcatatttgaaataagcCTCTCAGTTTACTTGGATTTGTGTCTcattttttccaaaataaagattaatacattaaattaaagctTACTTTTGATACACAACTTAATAACAAACATCatcagaatttaattatttggctTATATTTAGCTAAGAGATTATTTCGCCAACAATAAAACAGTGGAGATGTGGAAGTTATGTTAATGTTTAACCGAAAACGTTAATAACTTGGTGGCGAAAGTAGAATTTCGATTCTGACTCGTGGGATATTGTCCTCCCCCCACTACCAAACACAGAGGTTTACGCTTAACTGGAGcgcaaaatagaaatattagtgaTTACTTGTAAACAGGTATTGTAAGTAAATTCACAACCCGTGAATGTCCCAATGTTAGGGCAATTGCTTCCTCTTTTAATGAGTAGATTTGGGGCTGAGATTGAAATCCATTAATAACACAGTCagtgaatttataataattaatagcatAGATTAAACGTAGATACAAGATAGCATAGATTATACTAAGGTTCAAGATTAATGACGTCTTATAATCTCCAACTATTACGCAATtgctagtatttaaaaaaaaatagttaagacAAAGATCGAAGTATGTAGAGCCCAAACTTAGCATATTTTGTGTTCTATAATTTTAACACGTAATTATAATCGATGTGACAAGTACTGccctatttttttatgaatagcgGTAAAGCTAACGTCTTATAATGCCATTTGCGTAGGCGTGTCTAAAGGTGGAATATGTAGACGATAGCAGACGACTTATAGCTTTTTAATAAGCTTTTAGTTACTTTACATTCGTCGgtggaattgaaaaaaaaatggaatctGTTGCATTCGACTAAAAAGCTGAAAAtttgagcattttttttattggtaaattGATATTACTAcagttattacataaaaattaatcgggcaaaaaaaaaaggtatgagCGTCGCGAAAACCGAAAaccgtaaaatataaataaaatgcataataTAGATCAcgaatttttttaactatacgCCTTACAATTTTGAAACGAGCGAATAAATTTTGCCAAAATGTTTTTCCCTTTAACAGTTTAAGTTCAATTGAGTTGTACACTAAGTTTTCTAGAGGGTTATAGATTATTTGGAAGTGTGTATTCTTGAGAAATTTTCTCGTTTGCGTTTAAGAAAAGGTTCcggaaatagtaaaaatatccaaaatattttgacaagaATGAATATATGATacgtacaagcccgtctgggtaggtaccactcactcatcttATATTCTAGCGCTaagcattacttagtattgttccgctttgaagggtgagtgagtcagtataactagaggcaccagggacatacatctcagttcccaaggttgatggcacattggTTATTATAAAAGCTTAAAATTTTCACTGAACACTTTACCATGAGATTGCCCATTTAACTagctcataataataattaaacaaaaattaaaaaaatattatttactaattaaggTAATAATGCATGCTCCCGGCATGGCATCGCATCATAAGATGCAGCGAGTTTTAGAACTTGTACTTTAAACATGGGACCACGTCTGCGGACAATTTTGCTTGTTATTTGTTGCTCCGTGTTCAAGGGACTATATAGGTATCTTTTTAATGAACTTTTTGAGCGTTTGAGTCAATACCACGTATTTATCTGATATTTTACCtccgaataaaaaataatcactgatgtccatcaggtgagtctcctTCTTGTTTGCCAGCTATGCCATTAAAAatagtgagccggtgtaataaTAGGTATAACGGGCGTAACGTCTTACGCCCtatggaatgattaatatttcttatcgtAGGAGGTTAACACTCGTACCCCCCAACTCGTCCGACCCACCCATTATAAATATGGTATAATTAACCTTATTTCGTTCAGaaaaactcataaaataatCGTTATTGAAAACGCAGTGCCAATGCAAACTTTATTAAGATGCTGTGAATTTCTGGTGAAACTATCAAAAAGTAGAACGTCGGCAAAACGCCAAGCTAAGTGAGTAGCCGGTAGCGTCAGTGCGGTGTGGTCATTGATCGTGTATTTGATGCGGCATATTTTTTCTTCCATCGTCATGAAAAATGTCAAAAACGGAgagttattgtatttttcatatattttagatGCTTTTCACTTTATTcggttattttaaattgttctttAGATATTCATGTATGGATgacctatatttttattacttaatgttTTGGCAGTATGTCGTATTTCGTATGCGTCATAAGCTTAATTCtaacttgtaaaaaatattgttttcccGTCGACTTCTTTTCGCCTTCTTAGATCTGAAGTGTTTATGGACCGGTG
This is a stretch of genomic DNA from Vanessa atalanta chromosome 20, ilVanAtal1.2, whole genome shotgun sequence. It encodes these proteins:
- the LOC125071919 gene encoding ras-related protein Rab-35 is translated as MAREFDHLFKLLIIGDSGVGKSCLLLRFADNTFSGSYITTIGVDFKIRTLEINGERVKLQIWDTAGQERFRTITSTYYRGTHGVIVVYDVTNGESFANVKRWLHEIEQNCDVVNKVLVGNKNDCPSRKVVVTEDAQRFASQMNIPLFETSAKENINVEEMFLTITKMVLRSKLEMKERQNVTANDTVNLKRSHKTKKKCC
- the LOC125071953 gene encoding actin-related protein 2/3 complex subunit 4 translates to MSATLKPYLTAVRHTLTSAMCLEHFSSQVVERYNKPEVEVGTSKELLLNPVIISRNANEKVLIESSINSIRISIMIKQADEIEKILCKKFMRFMMMRAENFIVLRRKPVDGYHISFLITNFHTEQMYKHKLVDFVIYFMEEIDKEISEMKLAVNARARICSEEFLKRF
- the LOC125071952 gene encoding ubiquitin fusion degradation protein 1 homolog codes for the protein MFQFGFNMFHEITRPFSMTYRCYSVSMLPGNERQDVERGGKIIMPPSALEQLTRLNIEYPMIFKLTNKKTKRITHCGVLEFVADEGKVYLPHWMMANLVLEEGTLLQIESVSLPVATFSKFQPLSEDFLDITNPKAVLENCLRNFSCLTTGDVIAIKYNSKVYELCVLETKPGNAVIIIECDMNVEFAPPVGYKEEDHISRRGSNSDVTGMEEDPATMMPEPSGFIAFRGEGNRLDGKKKKLISESDSEPQTSNSRQPYVRGIPDYDYKIGTLRFIRNSRPASAKEEIQSEPFEAFKGEGFTLRTAKSKN